A stretch of the Glandiceps talaboti chromosome 23, keGlaTala1.1, whole genome shotgun sequence genome encodes the following:
- the LOC144453056 gene encoding phospholipase A2 AP-PLA2-I-like: protein MMLFDHRIVKPLYQWLWILYPLWLVIILKDVEGTRHRRNVIQLADMIDCTTNVGILGAGLDYLSYGCYCGPGGEGEPVDGTDACCKSHDECYDTADAEAGCKTIELYLSSYDYITENCTSSTPKITCKPEDEYGLLDIVLRFAQCKAVVCGCDKQLAMCVAQHRNTYNPIKYKDMDKKKCS from the exons atgatgttatttgaccataGAATTGTAAAGCCTTTGTACCAGTGGTTATGGATTCTATACCCATTGTGGTTGGTGATCATATTGAAAG ATGTTGAAGGTACACGACATCGTCGAAATGTTATCCAGTTGGCGGACATGATCGACTGTACGACAAATGTCGGCATTCTAGGGGCTGGGCTGGATTATCTTAGTTACGGTTGTTACTGTGGACCTGGCGGAGAGGGTGAGCCAGTTGATGGAACGGATGC GTGTTGCAAAAGCCATGATGAATGTTATGATACTGCAGATGCTGAAGCTGGTTGTAAAACAATAGAATTATACCTATCAAGTTATGATTACATAACTGAAAACTGTACTAGTTCAACACCCAAGATTACTTGTA aaCCAGAGGATGAGTACGGTTTACTTGACATAGTTCTAAGATTTGCCCAGTGTAAGGCCGTTGTGTGTGGATGTGATAAACAACTAGCTATGTGTGTAGCTCAACATCGTAATACATACAATCCCATCAAGTATAAGGACATGGATAAAAAGAAGTGTTCTTGA